One genomic segment of Thermovibrio guaymasensis includes these proteins:
- the murD gene encoding UDP-N-acetylmuramoyl-L-alanine--D-glutamate ligase — protein sequence MQRSLILGKGVSGKGAGELLKGLGFQVEYFEDGESFPEVSSFDFVVKSPGFPPWHRVVKEVKERKVPVYGEVELAYRFMKGRIVGITGTNGKSTTTALVYHTLKTSGREAFIGGNYGTPASSFALETSRSSISVLELSSFQIEDLTSFRGEVGAILNVTPDHLDRYPSFKDYLRAKLKALKHFDWLVVNGDDPNLSSLKGEGVVEFGRSSGEFRLEGSHLSGNGVKIDVKELPLKGIHNVENYLCALSVLRVLGLSEEEIFKGFKTFKGLPHRTEVVGRVRNVLFINDSKSTNVDSMAKALLSFERVVLIAGGKDKGLDFKVLSPIVKERVKGVVSIGEAAPLIEESFSPLVKVKRAESMDEAVRLAFSMASSGDVVLLSPGCASFDMFKNYADRGKAFKRAVRKLEEEVG from the coding sequence ATGCAGAGATCCTTAATCTTAGGAAAGGGAGTAAGCGGAAAGGGAGCGGGGGAGCTCCTTAAAGGGCTGGGATTTCAAGTTGAGTACTTTGAAGACGGGGAAAGTTTCCCAGAAGTCTCTTCGTTTGACTTTGTCGTTAAATCTCCCGGCTTCCCTCCGTGGCACCGGGTAGTTAAGGAGGTTAAAGAGAGAAAGGTTCCAGTTTACGGTGAAGTGGAGCTTGCGTACAGGTTTATGAAGGGAAGAATAGTCGGAATAACCGGAACAAACGGTAAGAGCACAACTACAGCCCTCGTTTACCATACCCTTAAGACCTCGGGAAGGGAAGCTTTCATCGGCGGCAACTACGGAACACCTGCTTCCTCCTTTGCCCTTGAGACGAGTAGGTCTTCAATCTCCGTTTTGGAGCTCTCCTCTTTCCAGATTGAGGACTTAACTTCATTTAGAGGAGAAGTGGGAGCCATTTTAAACGTCACACCTGACCACCTTGACAGGTACCCTTCCTTTAAGGACTACCTGAGGGCAAAGCTGAAGGCCTTAAAACACTTTGACTGGCTGGTGGTAAACGGGGACGACCCTAACCTCTCTTCCCTAAAGGGCGAAGGAGTGGTAGAGTTTGGAAGGAGCTCAGGAGAGTTTAGGCTGGAAGGTAGCCACTTAAGTGGCAACGGAGTGAAGATAGACGTTAAAGAATTACCCCTTAAGGGTATCCACAACGTAGAAAACTACCTCTGCGCCCTTTCAGTCCTTAGGGTTTTGGGATTAAGTGAAGAGGAGATATTTAAAGGGTTTAAGACTTTTAAGGGACTTCCCCACAGGACGGAGGTAGTAGGGAGGGTAAGGAACGTTCTCTTTATCAACGACTCTAAGTCTACAAACGTAGACTCTATGGCAAAGGCCCTCCTTTCCTTTGAAAGAGTAGTCTTAATAGCTGGAGGGAAGGACAAAGGACTTGACTTTAAGGTCCTCTCTCCAATCGTTAAAGAGAGGGTTAAGGGAGTCGTCTCAATTGGAGAGGCTGCTCCACTAATAGAGGAGAGCTTTTCTCCCCTTGTAAAGGTTAAGAGGGCTGAGAGTATGGATGAGGCGGTAAGGCTTGCATTTAGCATGGCTAGCAGTGGAGACGTTGTCCTCCTTTCCCCCGGATGTGCAAGCTTTGACATGTTTAAGAACTACGCCGATAGGGGAAAGGCCTTTAAGAGGGCAGTAAGGAAGCTGGAGGAAGAGGTTGGATAA
- the murG gene encoding undecaprenyldiphospho-muramoylpentapeptide beta-N-acetylglucosaminyltransferase, whose protein sequence is MRVVVAGGGTGGHYFPALAVGKELRKRGHRVLFVGSKLGIEGKLGFPSDEIFLLEYSSFRGKGLRGLFSLVGYGRAFLKVLSLFRDFKPDCCIVFGGYSSLPVGLAGALLRVPLFIQEQNSVPGKTNRFLSRFAVRGFLGFPEAGKYLKCRCTFTGNPLREEILETVKRKKEAKERVFKRFSLDEEKRTLLVLGGSQGALSINRLFERTIPFLSGLPIQVIHVTGYGKEGKLKELYRRAGVKAVVLPFYDRIWELYAAGDGVVSRAGALAISEIAAFRLPSLLIPYPYAADDHQYLNGAFLSQRGGALLFRESELSVETLLQGLKTILFDIMKRREMERVLLDLFPKSATSLIVDEIEEWRERRS, encoded by the coding sequence TTGAGAGTTGTAGTTGCAGGAGGAGGAACCGGCGGTCACTACTTCCCGGCCCTTGCAGTCGGGAAGGAGCTAAGGAAGAGGGGACATAGAGTTCTCTTTGTCGGCTCTAAGTTAGGCATTGAGGGTAAGCTAGGTTTCCCTTCTGATGAAATCTTCCTGCTAGAGTACTCTTCATTTAGGGGTAAGGGGTTAAGGGGGCTTTTTTCATTGGTTGGCTACGGAAGGGCTTTCCTTAAGGTTTTATCCCTCTTTAGGGATTTTAAGCCCGACTGCTGTATAGTCTTTGGAGGTTACTCTTCACTTCCGGTCGGCCTGGCCGGTGCCCTTTTAAGAGTTCCCCTCTTCATTCAGGAGCAGAACTCTGTTCCTGGAAAGACCAACAGGTTCCTCTCCCGGTTTGCAGTTAGAGGGTTTCTCGGGTTCCCCGAAGCAGGAAAGTACCTAAAGTGCAGATGTACTTTTACGGGAAACCCTTTAAGGGAGGAAATCTTAGAAACTGTAAAGAGAAAGAAAGAGGCAAAGGAAAGGGTTTTTAAAAGGTTTTCCCTTGACGAGGAGAAGAGAACCCTTTTAGTACTTGGGGGAAGCCAAGGAGCTCTCTCTATTAATAGGCTCTTTGAAAGGACAATCCCTTTCCTCTCAGGTCTTCCAATACAGGTCATCCACGTTACAGGTTACGGGAAGGAAGGGAAACTGAAGGAGCTTTACCGGAGGGCAGGCGTAAAGGCAGTTGTCCTCCCTTTCTACGATAGAATCTGGGAGCTCTACGCAGCAGGCGATGGGGTCGTTTCTAGAGCTGGAGCTCTGGCAATCTCTGAGATTGCCGCCTTTAGACTTCCTTCCCTCCTTATACCCTACCCCTACGCAGCAGACGACCATCAGTACTTAAACGGAGCCTTTCTATCCCAAAGGGGGGGAGCTCTGCTCTTTAGGGAGTCTGAGCTCAGCGTAGAAACGCTCCTGCAAGGATTAAAGACCATTTTGTTTGATATAATGAAGAGAAGAGAAATGGAGAGAGTCCTCTTAGACCTCTTTCCAAAAAGTGCAACTTCCCTCATAGTAGATGAGATTGAGGAATGGAGAGAGAGAAGAAGTTAG
- a CDS encoding EAL domain-containing protein, with amino-acid sequence MEEVNREFREFLEAEGIDKDYLDRVRRFFLITDKDREILSKYKNELKEVFPEVFQNFLEYLSSFDEIREILEKAHPPIEKIKKAHKEYFDFLLSSDFDVKYVLKIFQIVKSIHYRYGVKIEYYLGAYLSYIEFIFDALNKRLKCNEVYEFGRSFLKVIFLDIYFTTKIYYYFLSREIERENLKYKALREGSFDGIVLVDWKSEKILDVNKKLEELIGKNREELIGKNFSVLFPPDKEKLIISKIEDFLVNEGKGLLPNVPLYNHKTGEVIPTELNISSIIIENDEVVVGIFRDIRDRIRKEEELERISRLYRVLYLINEATLKTTDIDLLFERILRILVEEGGFSFCFIAEVKDFGQIEIVKKYGNEKAVDVEKSLHSILEAIKKRNLIELDEKIGAAIPLVYKNFITSFLKLKHRNFAIVVYGKEARDLSEEEKRLLTQIGYDIAFAVYSILRKEEIKYLSYYDVLTNLPNRRFFIEKLENAIRLSEEEKEKLAVMIIDIDNFKNINTVYGEFVGDLVLKEVSKRIRRVLRGRDVLARFGNDEFAVLSFDIKSNSDVMKIITRIKETLNKPIKVDGRDLFLSVSIGVAIYPDDGRSAEEIIASAVSALNEVKKRGGNGIEFFNPSMKRISIEIINLQSRLRRAIKNREFILYYQPIVDLEKMKIVGAEALLRWKDPKEGLVPPFKFIPILEDTGMITEVGEWVIEEVVKQQKEWEGIDIDIAVSLNVSPKQFIRSSLAELILKKIDELDGDPSKIIVEITESTLMENISVIGDDIETLSKKGVRVEIDDFGTGYSSLAYLKKLPVYALKIDREFIKDIPEDKDDMAIVKAIISIAKSLEKRTVAEGIETEEQLEFLRYYGCDYGQGYLFSPPLPPEEFLKFFEDFNSRFTR; translated from the coding sequence ATGGAGGAAGTAAATAGGGAGTTTAGGGAATTCTTAGAAGCCGAGGGGATTGATAAAGACTACCTTGATAGAGTAAGAAGGTTTTTCCTAATAACCGATAAAGACCGGGAAATCCTTAGTAAGTATAAGAATGAGTTAAAGGAGGTATTTCCTGAGGTATTCCAGAACTTCTTAGAATACCTCTCCTCCTTTGATGAAATAAGAGAGATACTTGAAAAGGCGCATCCACCTATTGAAAAAATTAAAAAGGCCCATAAGGAGTATTTTGACTTTTTGTTAAGTTCCGATTTTGATGTTAAATATGTTTTAAAAATTTTCCAAATTGTTAAAAGTATTCACTACAGATACGGTGTAAAAATAGAATACTACCTCGGGGCTTACCTCAGTTATATTGAGTTCATATTTGATGCTTTAAATAAAAGGCTTAAGTGTAACGAAGTTTACGAGTTTGGAAGGAGTTTCTTAAAAGTAATCTTTTTGGATATTTATTTTACAACAAAAATCTATTATTACTTCTTAAGTAGAGAAATTGAAAGAGAAAATCTAAAGTATAAAGCTTTAAGAGAAGGTTCCTTCGATGGAATAGTTTTAGTAGACTGGAAAAGTGAAAAAATTTTAGATGTCAATAAAAAGCTTGAAGAGCTAATCGGGAAAAACAGAGAAGAGCTGATAGGTAAAAACTTCTCAGTTCTCTTTCCTCCCGATAAGGAGAAGCTAATAATAAGCAAAATAGAGGACTTCTTAGTGAACGAAGGAAAAGGACTTTTACCAAACGTTCCTCTTTACAACCATAAGACCGGAGAAGTTATTCCTACTGAACTTAACATAAGCTCTATAATCATTGAAAATGACGAGGTTGTAGTAGGAATCTTCAGGGACATAAGGGATAGAATAAGGAAGGAGGAAGAACTAGAAAGAATATCAAGACTTTATAGGGTTCTCTATTTAATAAATGAAGCAACCTTAAAAACCACTGATATAGACCTCCTTTTTGAAAGAATACTCAGGATTCTTGTGGAAGAAGGAGGATTCAGCTTCTGCTTTATCGCCGAGGTAAAGGATTTTGGGCAGATAGAAATAGTAAAGAAATACGGAAATGAAAAAGCCGTTGACGTAGAGAAAAGTCTCCATTCAATCCTTGAGGCTATAAAGAAGAGAAATCTAATAGAGCTTGATGAAAAAATAGGAGCTGCTATTCCCTTAGTGTATAAAAACTTCATTACTTCGTTCCTAAAGCTTAAGCATAGGAACTTTGCAATTGTCGTTTACGGGAAGGAAGCAAGGGACTTGTCGGAAGAGGAGAAAAGGCTTTTAACTCAGATAGGCTACGATATAGCCTTTGCAGTCTATTCAATCTTGAGGAAAGAGGAGATTAAATACCTCTCTTACTATGACGTTCTCACTAATCTACCTAACAGAAGATTCTTTATTGAAAAACTGGAAAATGCTATTAGACTCTCTGAGGAAGAAAAAGAAAAACTTGCGGTTATGATTATAGATATAGATAACTTTAAAAATATCAATACAGTCTACGGTGAGTTTGTAGGAGACCTGGTACTAAAGGAAGTATCAAAGAGAATCAGGAGAGTTTTAAGGGGAAGAGACGTCCTTGCAAGGTTTGGAAATGACGAATTTGCCGTTCTCTCCTTTGATATTAAAAGTAATTCAGATGTAATGAAAATCATTACCCGGATAAAGGAAACTTTAAATAAGCCTATTAAGGTTGATGGCAGAGATCTGTTCTTAAGCGTCAGTATAGGAGTGGCCATATACCCAGATGACGGTAGAAGTGCAGAGGAGATAATAGCTTCTGCAGTTTCTGCCTTAAATGAAGTTAAAAAGAGGGGAGGAAACGGAATTGAATTCTTTAATCCAAGTATGAAGCGAATATCAATTGAAATAATCAACCTTCAAAGTAGACTTAGAAGGGCAATTAAGAACAGGGAGTTCATCCTCTACTACCAGCCGATCGTTGACCTTGAGAAAATGAAAATAGTAGGAGCTGAGGCTCTGTTGAGGTGGAAGGACCCTAAGGAAGGATTAGTTCCTCCTTTTAAGTTTATTCCCATTTTAGAAGATACGGGAATGATTACTGAAGTCGGAGAGTGGGTCATTGAAGAAGTTGTAAAACAGCAGAAAGAGTGGGAAGGTATTGATATAGATATTGCAGTTTCACTTAACGTTTCACCTAAGCAGTTCATAAGGTCTTCTTTGGCTGAGTTAATTCTAAAGAAAATTGATGAACTTGATGGAGATCCAAGCAAAATTATTGTTGAAATAACAGAGTCTACTTTGATGGAGAATATATCCGTTATTGGAGATGATATAGAAACTCTTTCTAAAAAGGGAGTGAGGGTAGAGATTGACGATTTTGGAACCGGCTATTCTTCCCTTGCGTACCTTAAAAAACTGCCGGTGTACGCTTTAAAGATAGACAGAGAGTTCATAAAGGACATTCCCGAGGACAAGGATGACATGGCAATCGTAAAAGCGATAATTAGTATCGCGAAGTCCTTGGAAAAGAGAACGGTGGCTGAAGGAATCGAAACAGAGGAACAGCTAGAGTTCCTAAGGTATTACGGTTGCGACTATGGTCAAGGATACCTCTTTTCCCCTCCTCTACCTCCAGAAGAATTTTTAAAGTTTTTTGAAGACTTTAATTCTCGTTTCACCAGGTAA
- the scpB gene encoding SMC-Scp complex subunit ScpB, which produces MEREKKLVEGAIFLSQEPISEEELSEKLGIDREKVSLIVSQLRMEYSDRGVVLKKVAGGYRFFTSPELKEELSRFVEERPVKLSRPLLEVLAIIAYNQPITKKRIAQIRGQNPDGAVKSLLEKGLIEVVGRENSLGRPKLYGTTKAFLEHFGLSSLKELPPVEIIEVEGEEREQNP; this is translated from the coding sequence ATGGAGAGAGAGAAGAAGTTAGTTGAAGGGGCAATTTTCCTGTCTCAAGAGCCAATCTCTGAGGAGGAACTTTCAGAAAAACTGGGAATAGATAGAGAGAAGGTCTCACTTATAGTCTCCCAGCTAAGGATGGAGTACTCTGATAGAGGAGTTGTCCTAAAGAAGGTAGCTGGAGGTTACAGGTTCTTCACATCTCCAGAGCTTAAGGAGGAACTGAGCAGGTTTGTTGAGGAGAGGCCGGTAAAACTCTCAAGACCTCTCCTTGAGGTCTTGGCCATCATAGCCTACAATCAGCCGATAACCAAGAAGAGGATAGCCCAGATAAGGGGACAGAATCCCGACGGGGCAGTTAAGTCATTACTTGAGAAAGGACTTATAGAGGTAGTAGGGAGGGAGAACTCCCTGGGAAGGCCCAAGCTCTACGGAACGACAAAAGCTTTCCTTGAGCACTTTGGGCTCTCTTCCTTAAAAGAACTTCCTCCCGTTGAGATTATAGAGGTAGAGGGTGAAGAGAGAGAGCAGAATCCTTAA
- a CDS encoding nicotinamidase, which yields MARLKLVQLDALIVVDMQKDFSSSGALPVPGTEEIVPVINSYIELFKEKGLPIFATRDWHPENHVSFKENGGIWPRHCVQWSQGAEFIDGLELPPDTFIINKGDRSELEAYSGFQGTLLDSLLRERGVKRLFICGVATDYCVKNTALGGLNLGYQVFILSDAVRGVSPQTVERAEEELLNRGALILEREEIL from the coding sequence ATGGCTAGGTTAAAGTTAGTCCAACTTGACGCTTTAATCGTAGTTGACATGCAGAAGGATTTTAGCTCTTCAGGGGCTCTGCCGGTTCCCGGGACGGAGGAGATCGTCCCGGTTATCAACTCTTACATAGAGCTCTTTAAGGAAAAGGGTTTACCCATATTTGCCACGAGGGACTGGCACCCTGAGAACCACGTTTCATTTAAGGAGAACGGAGGAATCTGGCCTAGACACTGTGTTCAGTGGAGCCAAGGGGCAGAGTTTATTGATGGGCTGGAGCTCCCTCCGGATACTTTTATAATTAACAAGGGAGACAGATCTGAACTTGAGGCTTACTCCGGCTTTCAGGGAACTCTCCTTGACTCTCTCTTGAGGGAAAGGGGAGTTAAGAGGCTCTTTATCTGCGGAGTTGCCACAGATTACTGTGTAAAGAATACTGCACTGGGAGGCCTCAATCTGGGCTACCAGGTCTTTATCCTCTCAGATGCAGTCAGGGGAGTAAGTCCACAAACGGTAGAGAGGGCCGAAGAAGAGCTCCTTAATAGGGGAGCTCTAATTTTAGAAAGGGAAGAAATTCTTTAG
- a CDS encoding AAA family ATPase — protein sequence MKRESRILNAVELLYEDEELAICCQEVVPLIEEFFVKLNQFLPPECDEDFFVELANSIRVNLIANPDYKKRFLEGRMGVVTVTYELGSMGLEVARQVAQELGYRFIYTEIISEVAKRLGVPEWKVEDFSEFKYVPSKLSFFDLFQLDKSLIDFGALFGEKKKEISFEEFREALVKTITAFAVSNNVVIVGHGAACILQEYPNSLHVKVEAPFHDRVKVFAENTGLSVEEAEKQLKKIDSKEVEFYKDLCDEDIREIDLFHLKLNTSKLSVDNAKELVVNAFRMVAQ from the coding sequence GTGAAGAGAGAGAGCAGAATCCTTAACGCCGTGGAGCTCCTATACGAGGACGAGGAACTGGCAATCTGCTGTCAGGAGGTGGTTCCCCTCATTGAGGAGTTCTTTGTAAAGCTTAATCAGTTTTTACCACCTGAGTGCGACGAGGACTTCTTTGTTGAACTTGCTAACTCTATTAGGGTAAACTTAATAGCAAATCCTGACTACAAAAAGCGATTTCTGGAGGGAAGAATGGGCGTAGTAACCGTTACATACGAGCTTGGCTCAATGGGACTTGAAGTTGCAAGGCAGGTGGCTCAGGAGCTGGGCTATAGGTTCATCTATACAGAGATAATCTCTGAAGTGGCAAAGAGGCTTGGTGTTCCTGAGTGGAAAGTGGAAGACTTTAGCGAGTTTAAGTACGTTCCCTCTAAACTCTCCTTCTTTGACCTCTTCCAGCTTGATAAGAGCTTAATAGACTTTGGAGCTCTGTTTGGAGAGAAGAAGAAAGAGATATCCTTTGAGGAGTTTAGGGAGGCCCTTGTAAAGACCATTACAGCTTTTGCTGTTTCAAACAACGTGGTTATTGTGGGCCACGGTGCTGCGTGCATACTTCAGGAGTACCCTAACTCACTCCACGTAAAGGTAGAGGCTCCATTCCACGACAGGGTTAAGGTATTTGCCGAGAACACGGGCCTTTCAGTTGAAGAAGCTGAAAAGCAGCTAAAGAAGATTGACTCTAAAGAGGTAGAGTTCTACAAGGATCTGTGCGATGAGGATATCAGGGAAATAGACCTCTTTCACTTAAAACTCAATACCTCAAAGCTCTCCGTTGACAATGCGAAGGAGCTCGTAGTAAACGCATTTAGGATGGTTGCCCAGTAA
- a CDS encoding M16 family metallopeptidase encodes MRKFVLKNGLRVYLKERRDLNSISVNVWVKAGASYEREDNRGVAHFLEHVLFNESSKYKRGEIDRIVEELGGEINAATSYDYTYYYINLPSSAGLRAVELLSQLVCHPVITDHSVEKEKPIVLEEISRSRDNPQELFAEKFMEELYERAPYRYPILGFPETVKTFTKETLTEFYKSLYRPERMSVVIVGNFDTGRALEEVEEHFGSFTAGGSLQPLNSPKEENLSSSGSFKLTHPAVSVPYVYLGWKLPPCSRDDVYYEILDSLLSSGRSSLLYRYLRERGLVYAAYSNYQNLLFGSNYTVLVITERVDEALKELRELLTHVLSISNDEFEFAKSKLLKGELFGRESGEAEADAIGFASTVIEDEGYYTQFFEDLKSADYSEFLKRVEFLKEEPLVGLLLPGTP; translated from the coding sequence ATGAGGAAGTTTGTCCTTAAAAACGGCCTTAGAGTTTATTTAAAGGAGAGGAGGGACTTAAACTCTATCTCAGTAAACGTATGGGTTAAGGCGGGAGCTTCCTACGAGAGGGAAGACAATAGGGGTGTAGCCCACTTCCTTGAGCACGTACTCTTTAACGAGAGCTCTAAGTACAAAAGGGGAGAGATAGACAGGATTGTAGAGGAGCTGGGAGGGGAAATTAACGCAGCTACCTCTTACGACTATACCTACTACTACATAAACCTTCCCTCATCTGCCGGTTTGAGAGCAGTTGAGCTCCTTTCCCAGCTTGTGTGCCATCCGGTTATAACCGACCACTCTGTTGAGAAGGAAAAGCCGATAGTCTTGGAGGAGATTTCAAGGAGCAGGGATAACCCCCAGGAACTCTTTGCGGAGAAGTTTATGGAGGAGCTCTATGAAAGGGCTCCTTACCGCTACCCGATTCTTGGCTTTCCCGAAACTGTTAAGACCTTTACAAAGGAAACTTTAACTGAGTTTTACAAAAGCCTTTACAGGCCTGAGAGAATGTCAGTTGTAATCGTTGGTAATTTTGATACAGGCAGGGCTTTAGAGGAAGTTGAAGAACACTTTGGAAGTTTTACTGCCGGTGGCTCCTTACAGCCTTTAAATTCTCCTAAGGAGGAAAACCTCTCCTCATCAGGCTCCTTTAAGTTAACTCACCCTGCAGTGAGCGTCCCCTACGTTTACCTAGGTTGGAAACTTCCTCCCTGCAGTAGGGATGATGTTTACTACGAAATCCTTGACTCCCTTCTTTCCTCAGGTAGAAGCAGTCTACTGTACAGGTACTTAAGGGAAAGGGGGCTTGTTTATGCTGCTTACTCAAACTACCAGAACCTCCTCTTTGGCTCTAACTACACAGTCCTCGTCATTACAGAGAGAGTTGATGAGGCACTTAAGGAGTTAAGAGAACTTTTAACTCACGTTCTCTCAATTAGTAATGATGAGTTTGAATTTGCAAAGTCAAAGCTCCTTAAGGGGGAGCTCTTTGGAAGGGAGTCTGGAGAGGCTGAAGCCGACGCGATAGGTTTTGCCTCTACCGTAATTGAGGATGAAGGCTACTACACCCAGTTCTTTGAGGATCTAAAGAGTGCAGACTATAGTGAGTTCCTAAAGAGGGTAGAGTTCCTGAAGGAAGAGCCCCTAGTTGGACTCCTCCTTCCAGGCACACCTTAG
- a CDS encoding DUF1786 family protein, with translation MEAVLVDVGKGTQDVLIPLKEEKLENWIKAVLPSPTTKLAKVVKGWKGKELRVCGYTMGGGPLKKAIVEFIERGGRVVASREAAKTFRDDLETVKDLGIEIVDELKECDLFLRDLEFEVFRELRLLGGLKGDFEFVGVACQDHGFIKGQSDRITRFEYLKGLLKKSRKPWELYHTERTGFLSRFDSILKQIEEEGLKGFVMDSKLAAVAGVYSYAEEKGIKEFVCIDCGNGHTLVSTVKDGLICGFLEHHTGMLDLEKLKKIMVKLTEGSISFEEVFKDGGHGALFIERVNPEKVFLVGPNREKFKELGEYAFPLGDAMLFGCAGLLKVYFCIRSV, from the coding sequence ATGGAAGCTGTTCTGGTTGATGTTGGTAAAGGAACTCAGGATGTACTAATTCCTCTTAAAGAGGAAAAGCTAGAGAACTGGATAAAGGCTGTTCTCCCTTCCCCTACAACAAAGCTTGCAAAGGTAGTTAAAGGGTGGAAGGGCAAGGAACTAAGAGTTTGCGGTTATACTATGGGAGGAGGGCCTTTAAAGAAGGCCATAGTTGAGTTTATAGAGAGGGGAGGGAGGGTAGTAGCCTCTAGAGAGGCAGCAAAGACCTTCAGGGACGACCTTGAAACAGTTAAGGATTTGGGAATAGAGATAGTAGATGAGCTAAAGGAGTGTGACCTATTCCTAAGGGACCTTGAGTTTGAGGTTTTCAGAGAGCTCCGCCTCCTAGGAGGTTTAAAGGGCGACTTTGAATTTGTGGGGGTTGCCTGTCAGGACCACGGCTTTATTAAAGGTCAAAGCGACAGAATTACAAGGTTTGAGTACTTAAAGGGTCTCCTTAAGAAGAGCAGGAAGCCTTGGGAACTCTACCATACAGAGAGAACCGGATTCCTCAGCCGATTTGACTCTATCCTTAAACAGATAGAGGAAGAGGGGCTTAAGGGCTTTGTTATGGACAGTAAACTAGCTGCGGTGGCAGGGGTCTATTCTTACGCAGAGGAAAAGGGGATTAAGGAGTTTGTCTGTATAGACTGCGGAAACGGTCACACGCTCGTCTCAACTGTTAAAGATGGGCTTATATGCGGGTTCCTTGAGCACCATACCGGGATGCTTGACCTTGAAAAACTAAAAAAAATTATGGTTAAATTGACAGAAGGAAGTATCTCATTTGAGGAAGTCTTTAAAGACGGAGGACATGGAGCTCTCTTTATAGAGAGGGTAAACCCAGAAAAAGTTTTTTTGGTAGGTCCAAATAGGGAGAAGTTTAAGGAGTTAGGAGAGTATGCTTTCCCTCTGGGAGATGCAATGCTCTTTGGCTGTGCTGGGCTTTTGAAGGTTTACTTTTGTATCAGATCAGTATAA
- a CDS encoding FtsW/RodA/SpoVE family cell cycle protein — protein MDKRAAALSIFLISLVLSLAGVVFVYTGSYFWCLKHGLHPYSYALKQAVALGIGVTLSLLIYKKVDYRKVASEKFLWLLYGSANLFLLAVLFFGREINNSKSWIVIGGFSLQPAEFAKVLVILFVSGYIQYKWSDIQNDWRDFAKLMVLAFIPVILILLEKDLGSAMILSIVIFAILFITGLNLRYIVIPALFGLGLFTFAVVTAPYRIARIKILLDPEKYYYTSGKYSSYQLVQAFVAFASGGLTGMGIGQGVQSKFLFLTFAFSDFMFSHVAEEVGAVGALLVVIAYFGILFLGLSIADRSDEMVGKFMALGLTLYIFLEAVVHIGVNLGLVPTTGITLPFLSMGGSSLIANFLAVGFLMSIAKGLPSESKVKIRFKVRGKYA, from the coding sequence TTGGATAAAAGAGCAGCAGCTTTATCTATTTTCTTAATTTCTCTAGTTCTCTCCCTTGCAGGAGTAGTCTTCGTATACACTGGAAGTTACTTCTGGTGTCTAAAGCACGGACTGCACCCTTACTCCTACGCCCTTAAGCAGGCTGTCGCCCTTGGAATAGGTGTCACCCTATCCCTTCTGATTTATAAGAAGGTTGACTACAGGAAAGTTGCAAGCGAAAAGTTCCTCTGGCTTCTTTACGGTTCGGCAAACCTCTTCCTCCTTGCAGTTCTATTCTTTGGAAGGGAGATAAACAACTCTAAGAGCTGGATAGTGATTGGAGGGTTTTCCCTACAGCCGGCAGAGTTTGCAAAGGTGCTGGTAATACTCTTTGTCTCAGGGTACATTCAGTACAAGTGGTCTGACATTCAAAACGACTGGAGGGACTTTGCAAAGTTAATGGTCCTTGCGTTCATTCCCGTTATCCTCATTCTCCTTGAGAAGGACTTGGGCTCTGCAATGATCCTTTCAATCGTCATATTCGCCATTCTCTTCATAACGGGGCTTAACCTGAGGTATATAGTTATTCCGGCACTATTTGGGCTGGGGCTCTTTACGTTTGCCGTCGTTACTGCTCCCTACAGGATTGCTAGGATAAAGATCCTCCTTGACCCGGAGAAGTACTACTATACCAGCGGTAAGTACAGCAGCTATCAGCTGGTTCAGGCGTTTGTGGCCTTTGCATCAGGCGGGCTGACCGGAATGGGAATCGGTCAGGGAGTCCAGTCTAAGTTCCTGTTCTTAACCTTTGCCTTCAGTGACTTTATGTTCTCCCACGTAGCAGAAGAGGTAGGTGCCGTTGGGGCCCTCCTTGTAGTTATTGCCTACTTTGGGATTCTTTTCTTAGGCCTCTCAATAGCCGATAGGTCTGACGAGATGGTAGGTAAGTTTATGGCCCTTGGGTTAACCCTTTACATATTCCTTGAGGCCGTAGTACACATAGGGGTAAACCTGGGGCTCGTTCCAACTACCGGAATTACCCTTCCCTTCTTAAGTATGGGGGGGAGCTCCCTAATTGCAAACTTCCTCGCAGTTGGCTTCCTCATGAGCATAGCTAAAGGACTGCCTTCAGAGTCAAAGGTGAAAATCAGGTTTAAGGTAAGGGGTAAGTACGCTTGA